A single genomic interval of uncultured Desulfobacter sp. harbors:
- a CDS encoding transglutaminase family protein — protein sequence MAIQVALYHKTDYIYDRKIKLGPQVIRLRPAPHCRTPILGYNQTVDPADHFINWQQDPFSNYLARLNFQEPTDHFSITVDLIAEMVIINPFDFFLEEHAQKFPFNYSPEVKKDLLPFLKKDRPEKRFKAYLNAIDVKNCSTIDFLVKINQELEQTVRYNIRMEPNVQTCEETLIKGSGSCRDSAWLLVNILRHLGLAARFVSGYLIQLAPDIKPLEGPAGPEADFTDLHAWTEVYLPGAGWVGLDPTSGLLAGEGHIPLACTPYPKSAAPVTGLLEECEVTFSHTMNVTRIHEDPRSTKPYPQEIWTEIKMLGERVDEQIQGENIKLTMGGEPTFVSTSDMEGDEWNTAAVGPTKKPLSMALLKRLQKKWAPGSMLHLGQGKWYPGESLPRWALGCYWRKDGTPLWKNRELLAKEDKNYGFGPEQALKLMTVLTRILGVDSGYIIPAYEDIFHWLYKEQRLPINVTPQDSRLKDPEERARMARVFEQGIGTVTGYVLPLQKGSWKSGPWKLRSENLFLVPGDSPMGLRLPLDTLPWIAEKEYPEVVEEDPMGIHGPFPDPLTTAADKEEIRQTLKERDSQSFVIGKPEIQDREDVVTQPPPFKEAPPDSQDPDAPVIRTALCIQPRDGKLFIFMPPMAKAADYFELIDAVEQAAARTDFPVIIEGYTPPFDHRINCLNITPDPGVIEVNIHPAESWEQMVKITEDLYEEARQTGLGTEKFMLDGRHSGTGGGNHIVMGGPSPGESPWLKRPDLLRSFLTFWNNHPSLSFLFSGLFMGPTSQSPRIDEARHDTLDELDIAFDELKAQMAHYDAIGFEPDAEFPCPPWLVDRLFRHLLTDLTGNTHRAEFCIDKLYSPDTASGRLGLLEFRSFEMPPHAQMSLAQQLLLRIFMIRFWKKPYEEKLIRWGTALHDRFMLPYYVWQDFCDVLDILTQDGYPMKPAYFHPQFEFRFPFVGQVTRDGINIELRTAIEPWHVLGEEPGGGGTARYVDSSLEKIQVKVSQMTDSRYQILCNGRPLPLQPTGVNGEFVAGVRYRAWQPPSCLHPTIGVHAPLIFDLVDTWSMRSKGGCTYHVSHPGGRGYDIFPVNSHEAEGRRISRFSSIGHTPGKLNQIPKERINGRFPHTLDLRTKPRFS from the coding sequence ATGGCAATCCAAGTGGCATTGTACCATAAGACCGACTACATATATGACCGTAAAATTAAACTGGGCCCCCAGGTAATCCGCTTAAGACCCGCTCCCCACTGTCGGACACCCATTTTGGGTTACAACCAGACTGTCGACCCTGCCGATCATTTTATAAATTGGCAACAGGACCCGTTCAGCAATTACCTTGCCCGGCTCAATTTCCAGGAGCCAACCGATCATTTTTCCATTACTGTGGATCTTATTGCCGAGATGGTCATTATTAACCCCTTTGATTTTTTTCTGGAAGAACATGCCCAGAAGTTTCCCTTTAACTATTCTCCGGAAGTCAAAAAGGACCTTCTCCCTTTTTTAAAAAAAGACCGGCCCGAAAAAAGATTTAAAGCGTATCTCAACGCCATTGACGTGAAAAATTGCAGCACCATTGATTTCCTGGTTAAAATTAACCAGGAACTGGAGCAGACCGTCCGCTACAACATCCGCATGGAGCCCAATGTCCAGACTTGTGAGGAAACCTTAATCAAGGGCAGCGGTTCCTGCAGGGACTCTGCCTGGCTGCTGGTAAATATTCTGCGTCACCTGGGCCTGGCTGCCAGGTTTGTATCTGGATATTTGATCCAGCTTGCCCCGGATATCAAGCCCCTTGAGGGCCCTGCCGGACCGGAAGCAGACTTCACGGATCTGCACGCCTGGACCGAGGTTTACCTGCCCGGGGCCGGATGGGTCGGTCTGGATCCCACCTCAGGTCTTTTGGCAGGCGAAGGCCATATTCCCCTGGCCTGCACCCCGTACCCCAAGAGCGCAGCCCCTGTTACGGGGCTGCTGGAAGAATGCGAGGTCACTTTTTCCCACACCATGAATGTTACACGCATTCATGAAGACCCCAGATCCACCAAGCCTTATCCCCAGGAGATCTGGACCGAAATAAAAATGCTGGGAGAACGTGTGGATGAACAGATACAGGGAGAAAACATAAAACTGACCATGGGAGGAGAGCCCACATTTGTTTCCACCAGCGACATGGAAGGCGATGAGTGGAATACCGCTGCCGTGGGCCCCACCAAAAAGCCATTGTCCATGGCGCTTTTAAAACGGCTGCAAAAAAAATGGGCCCCGGGCAGTATGCTCCACCTGGGCCAAGGCAAATGGTATCCCGGGGAGTCCCTTCCCAGATGGGCCCTGGGATGCTACTGGCGCAAGGACGGAACCCCTTTATGGAAAAACCGGGAACTTCTGGCAAAAGAAGACAAAAACTATGGATTCGGCCCGGAACAGGCGTTAAAGTTGATGACCGTCCTCACCCGGATCCTCGGTGTCGATTCTGGATATATCATCCCGGCTTATGAAGACATTTTTCACTGGCTGTACAAGGAGCAGCGGCTTCCCATAAATGTCACCCCCCAGGATTCCCGGCTCAAAGATCCGGAAGAAAGAGCCCGCATGGCAAGGGTGTTTGAACAGGGTATCGGCACGGTAACCGGTTATGTCCTGCCCCTGCAGAAAGGCTCCTGGAAAAGTGGGCCCTGGAAGCTGCGCAGCGAAAATCTATTCCTGGTACCCGGCGATTCGCCTATGGGACTTCGCCTGCCCCTGGACACCCTGCCCTGGATTGCGGAAAAAGAGTATCCCGAGGTTGTTGAAGAAGACCCCATGGGCATCCACGGTCCGTTTCCGGATCCGTTAACCACTGCAGCAGACAAGGAAGAGATCCGGCAAACCCTCAAAGAACGGGACAGCCAGTCCTTTGTCATCGGTAAACCGGAAATCCAGGACAGAGAAGACGTGGTGACACAGCCACCGCCTTTTAAAGAGGCGCCGCCTGATTCCCAGGATCCTGACGCCCCTGTGATCCGTACAGCGCTCTGCATTCAGCCCAGAGACGGCAAACTCTTTATATTTATGCCCCCCATGGCCAAGGCAGCCGACTACTTTGAGCTCATTGATGCGGTGGAGCAGGCCGCCGCCCGAACCGATTTTCCCGTAATCATCGAAGGATACACCCCGCCTTTTGACCACCGGATTAACTGCCTGAATATCACCCCGGATCCCGGGGTTATCGAGGTGAACATTCACCCGGCAGAGTCCTGGGAACAGATGGTAAAAATTACCGAGGACCTTTATGAAGAGGCCAGGCAGACAGGCCTTGGCACGGAAAAATTCATGCTGGACGGCAGGCACAGCGGTACCGGCGGCGGCAACCATATTGTCATGGGCGGCCCCAGTCCCGGGGAGAGCCCCTGGCTGAAACGGCCGGACCTGCTTAGAAGTTTTTTAACTTTCTGGAATAACCACCCGTCCCTCTCATTTCTGTTTTCAGGCCTGTTCATGGGTCCCACCAGCCAGTCCCCCAGGATTGATGAGGCCCGGCACGACACACTGGACGAACTGGACATTGCCTTTGATGAACTCAAGGCCCAGATGGCCCACTACGACGCCATCGGATTTGAGCCGGATGCTGAATTTCCCTGCCCGCCCTGGCTGGTGGACCGACTGTTCAGGCATTTGCTTACGGATCTGACCGGCAATACCCACAGGGCGGAGTTCTGTATTGATAAACTCTACTCTCCGGATACAGCCTCGGGCCGGTTGGGCCTTTTGGAGTTCCGGTCCTTTGAAATGCCGCCCCATGCACAGATGAGTCTTGCCCAGCAGTTGCTGCTCAGGATCTTTATGATTCGGTTCTGGAAAAAGCCCTATGAGGAAAAACTGATCCGCTGGGGCACAGCCCTCCATGACCGGTTCATGCTCCCCTATTACGTATGGCAGGATTTTTGTGACGTACTGGATATACTTACCCAGGACGGCTACCCTATGAAGCCTGCCTATTTTCATCCCCAGTTTGAATTCCGCTTCCCCTTTGTGGGTCAAGTCACCCGTGATGGGATAAACATCGAGCTGAGAACCGCTATTGAACCCTGGCATGTCCTGGGAGAGGAGCCTGGTGGCGGCGGCACTGCCCGGTATGTGGATTCTTCCCTTGAGAAAATCCAGGTCAAGGTCAGCCAGATGACCGATTCAAGGTATCAAATCTTGTGCAATGGCCGCCCACTGCCCCTGCAACCCACCGGAGTCAACGGCGAGTTTGTAGCAGGGGTCCGTTACCGGGCCTGGCAGCCCCCTTCATGCCTCCACCCCACAATCGGGGTCCATGCCCCGCTGATCTTTGATCTGGTGGATACCTGGAGTATGCGGTCAAAGGGTGGGTGCACGTATCACGTCTCCCATCCGGGCGGGCGCGGTTATGATATCTTTCCTGTCAACTCCCATGAGGCGGAAGGCAGACGGATATCACGATTCTCCAGTATCGGCCATACGCCCGGTAAACTGAATCAAATACCCAAAGAACGCATCAACGGCAGATTTCCTCATACCCTGGATCTGAGGACAAAGCCAAGGTTTTCTTAA
- a CDS encoding alpha-E domain-containing protein produces MLSRVAHSIYWMTRYIERAENIARFINVNLNLSLDFSADNGNQWQPIIMASGDHTLFEKKHGFNFSPDKVIHFLSLDQDYANSILSCVAAARENARSVREIISSEMWEQVNRFYLDLKDAARTNLTGENPHKFFKIIMMRGHMFTGLLYTTMSHNEAFRFAMAGLLLERADKTSRILDVKFFMLLPQPHEVNSPYDAVQWAAVLKSASALESYRKRFHRIVPKQVCDFLIFDTEFPRSIRHCLANAEKALHKISGSPEGTVSNKAEKSLGRLRADIDYSDIEDVINIGMHEYLDALQIKINNVGNDIHDTFFEVSSPSQTCSIQIQ; encoded by the coding sequence ATGCTCAGCCGCGTTGCACATTCAATCTACTGGATGACCCGCTATATAGAAAGGGCCGAGAACATCGCCCGGTTTATCAACGTCAATCTTAACCTGTCACTGGACTTTTCCGCCGACAACGGCAACCAGTGGCAGCCGATTATTATGGCCTCAGGGGATCACACCCTGTTTGAAAAAAAACACGGTTTTAATTTTTCTCCGGACAAGGTCATTCATTTTCTATCTCTGGACCAGGACTATGCCAACTCTATTCTTTCCTGCGTAGCAGCGGCCCGGGAGAACGCAAGGTCGGTTCGGGAAATCATCTCTTCTGAAATGTGGGAACAGGTAAATCGGTTTTACCTGGACCTCAAAGATGCGGCCCGGACCAACCTGACTGGGGAAAATCCCCATAAGTTTTTCAAAATTATCATGATGCGGGGCCATATGTTCACCGGCCTGCTTTATACCACCATGTCCCACAACGAAGCCTTCCGATTTGCAATGGCAGGACTGCTGCTGGAGCGGGCGGACAAGACATCCAGAATTCTGGATGTTAAATTCTTCATGCTCCTTCCCCAGCCCCACGAGGTCAACTCTCCCTACGATGCCGTTCAATGGGCAGCCGTGCTGAAGTCCGCGTCCGCCCTTGAAAGCTATAGGAAACGGTTTCACAGGATCGTTCCCAAACAGGTCTGTGACTTTCTGATCTTTGATACAGAGTTTCCAAGGTCCATCCGCCATTGCCTGGCCAATGCGGAAAAAGCCCTGCACAAAATTTCCGGGTCCCCCGAGGGCACTGTATCCAATAAGGCGGAAAAAAGCCTGGGCCGGTTGCGTGCGGACATTGATTACTCTGATATAGAAGATGTCATCAACATCGGCATGCACGAATACCTGGACGCCCTGCAAATTAAAATTAATAATGTAGGAAATGACATCCATGACACCTTTTTTGAGGTGTCATCCCCATCCCAGACATGCAGCATCCAGATACAATAG